In Paraburkholderia sp. PGU19, a single window of DNA contains:
- a CDS encoding cytochrome c, with amino-acid sequence MDRPTLIPSVMLMALLIGSVTVSTQTVAQDVPRTFAISPDYRFTEISGEALYNATCAGCHMPDGKGAQGAGHYPALADNPAVEAAPYVITSVLHGRRAMPSFGDAMNDDQVAAVVNYTRTHFGNRFAGSVTPDQVRSLR; translated from the coding sequence ATGGATAGGCCGACGCTGATTCCCAGCGTGATGCTGATGGCCTTGCTGATCGGAAGCGTGACGGTGTCGACCCAGACCGTGGCACAGGACGTACCACGCACCTTTGCGATCTCGCCGGACTACCGCTTCACCGAAATAAGCGGCGAAGCGCTTTACAACGCTACATGTGCGGGATGCCATATGCCTGATGGAAAAGGCGCACAGGGCGCGGGTCACTACCCCGCGCTCGCTGACAACCCGGCAGTCGAAGCAGCACCCTACGTCATCACCAGCGTACTTCACGGCCGGAGGGCGATGCCATCGTTTGGCGACGCGATGAATGACGATCAGGTCGCTGCTGTCGTTAACTACACGAGAACCCATTTTGGCAATCGATTTGCCGGAAGTGTCACGCCGGACCAGGTTAGAAGTTTGCGCTGA
- a CDS encoding flavin monoamine oxidase family protein, whose protein sequence is MSRRHLLTLIGKNLGAAAMMQGMSTLGFAPTSTYAGPVRLDGAPRGTRILVLGAGMAGLVAAFELRNAGYHVQVLEYNNRAGGRAWTVRGGDRYTELGGATQYCDFADGLYLNPGPWRIPYHHQGVLDYAKRLKVPLEPFIQVNYNAYLHSTEAFGGKPQRFRAVQTDYQGYIAELLSKAIRKDALDDALSVEDAHLLLESLREWGALERDGAYQAGRRSSERRGFATAHGGSLMPPAVPSNLLPRDPLLASRLWQWLSSGNEQDFQSTIFQPVGGMDRIAHALHSQIASDVVFNARVTAILQDEQGVTVRYTDTTTRTERNAHADWLVCTIPLSILSQIDIAVGPDMRAAIDGVPYETSVKIGLQFGRRFWEEDEQIYGGITHTDLPISMIGYPATGYGSIGPAVLLGAYMWGPASYEMGALPPAERIAVALSQGSQIHPQYAREYQKGFAMSWSRSPFTNGCFAAWTDALRKAHYANLCQIDGRVVLAGEHASQIPAWQEGAVLSSLDAITRLHRRIVNG, encoded by the coding sequence ATGAGCCGCCGGCACCTGCTGACGCTGATCGGCAAGAACCTCGGCGCGGCCGCCATGATGCAAGGCATGAGCACGCTTGGGTTCGCCCCTACCTCGACCTACGCCGGACCGGTCAGACTCGATGGCGCACCGAGAGGAACGCGAATTCTCGTGCTCGGCGCGGGCATGGCCGGCCTCGTCGCGGCCTTTGAGTTGAGGAACGCGGGCTACCACGTGCAGGTGCTCGAGTACAACAACCGCGCAGGCGGTCGGGCATGGACCGTCAGGGGCGGTGATCGCTATACAGAACTCGGCGGTGCCACCCAGTATTGCGATTTCGCTGACGGGCTTTATCTGAATCCGGGGCCGTGGCGCATTCCGTATCACCACCAGGGCGTACTTGACTACGCAAAACGTCTGAAGGTGCCCCTCGAGCCGTTTATCCAGGTCAATTACAACGCGTACCTGCATTCGACGGAGGCTTTTGGTGGCAAGCCGCAACGATTCCGCGCGGTGCAGACCGACTATCAAGGTTATATCGCCGAACTGCTTTCCAAAGCAATCCGCAAGGACGCACTCGATGATGCGTTGTCAGTCGAAGACGCGCATCTTCTACTCGAATCGCTGCGCGAATGGGGTGCGCTCGAGCGGGACGGAGCCTATCAGGCGGGGCGGCGAAGCAGTGAGCGCCGTGGGTTCGCGACCGCGCATGGCGGTAGTCTGATGCCCCCGGCCGTGCCGTCGAATCTGCTCCCGCGCGACCCCTTGCTTGCATCGCGTTTGTGGCAGTGGCTCTCGTCTGGAAACGAGCAGGACTTCCAGAGCACCATTTTCCAGCCCGTCGGCGGCATGGACAGAATTGCCCATGCGCTTCATTCGCAGATCGCAAGCGACGTAGTGTTCAACGCCAGAGTCACGGCCATCTTGCAGGACGAGCAAGGTGTCACAGTGCGCTATACCGATACGACCACCCGGACCGAGCGGAACGCGCACGCGGATTGGCTGGTGTGCACCATCCCGCTCTCGATTCTGAGTCAGATCGACATTGCGGTCGGCCCGGACATGCGCGCCGCGATCGATGGGGTGCCCTACGAGACATCGGTGAAAATCGGGTTGCAATTCGGCCGGCGATTCTGGGAAGAAGACGAGCAGATCTACGGCGGCATCACGCATACCGACCTGCCGATCTCGATGATCGGCTATCCGGCAACAGGTTACGGATCGATCGGTCCTGCGGTGCTGCTCGGCGCCTACATGTGGGGGCCCGCCAGCTATGAGATGGGTGCGCTGCCCCCTGCCGAACGGATCGCGGTCGCATTGAGCCAGGGCAGCCAGATTCATCCGCAGTACGCGCGCGAGTACCAGAAGGGCTTCGCGATGAGCTGGAGCCGATCACCGTTCACGAATGGCTGCTTCGCCGCATGGACGGATGCGTTGAGAAAAGCGCATTACGCGAATCTCTGTCAGATCGACGGACGGGTCGTCCTTGCTGGAGAGCACGCTTCCCAAATCCCGGCATGGCAGGAAGGCGCCGTGCTGTCGTCACTGGATGCGATCACCCGGTTGCATCGGAGAATCGTCAATGGATAG